In Achromobacter xylosoxidans A8, a single window of DNA contains:
- the tldD gene encoding metalloprotease TldD: MKIIDPAIASLATAKSLLLDPWGLTEADMARALGEIFTHKVDYADLYFQYTRSEGWSLEEGIVKTGSFSISQGVGVRAVSGEKTAFAYSDSLSPEALLSSAHAVRGIARRGAGKVKVAAQVEAEIGRSLYADIDPVATLSAPEKVALLERVERMARARDPHVIQVMAGLGAEYDVVLVAGSDGRLAADVRPLVRLSLTVIAERNGRREMGHAGGGGRLGLAYFTDEMLQGYVERAVHEAMVNLEARPAPAGEMTVVLGSGWPGILLHEAVGHGLEGDFNRKGSSVFSGRIGERVASKGVTVVDDGTIPDRRGSLNIDDEGNATQRNVLIEDGILRGYMQDTLNARLMKTAATGNGRRESFAHLPMPRMTNTYMLAGDKPAEEIVSSVKRGLYAVNFGGGQVDITNGKFVFSASEAYMIENGKVTYPVKGATLIGNGPDAMNRVTMIGNDLQLDSGVGTCGKDGQSVPVGVGMPTVRMEGLTVGGTA, from the coding sequence ATGAAAATCATCGATCCCGCCATTGCTTCCCTCGCCACCGCCAAATCCCTGCTGCTCGACCCTTGGGGGCTGACCGAGGCGGATATGGCGCGCGCGCTGGGTGAGATCTTCACGCACAAGGTCGACTACGCCGACCTGTACTTCCAGTACACGCGCAGCGAGGGCTGGAGCCTGGAAGAGGGCATCGTCAAGACGGGCAGTTTTTCGATCAGCCAGGGCGTCGGGGTGCGCGCCGTGAGCGGCGAGAAAACCGCCTTCGCCTATTCGGATTCGCTGTCGCCCGAAGCCTTGCTGTCGTCGGCCCACGCCGTGCGCGGCATTGCGCGCCGCGGCGCCGGCAAAGTGAAGGTGGCGGCGCAGGTCGAAGCCGAGATCGGCCGCAGCCTGTACGCCGATATCGATCCGGTGGCCACGCTGAGCGCCCCGGAAAAAGTTGCGCTGCTGGAACGCGTGGAGCGCATGGCGCGCGCGCGCGATCCGCACGTGATCCAGGTCATGGCGGGCCTGGGCGCCGAATACGACGTGGTGCTGGTGGCCGGCAGCGACGGCCGCCTGGCCGCCGACGTGCGTCCGCTGGTGCGCCTGTCGCTGACTGTCATCGCCGAACGCAATGGCCGTCGCGAGATGGGCCACGCCGGGGGCGGCGGCCGCCTGGGCCTGGCCTATTTCACGGACGAAATGCTGCAAGGCTATGTCGAGCGCGCGGTGCACGAAGCCATGGTAAACCTGGAAGCGCGCCCGGCGCCGGCTGGCGAGATGACCGTCGTGCTGGGCTCTGGCTGGCCCGGCATCCTGCTGCACGAGGCTGTCGGCCACGGGCTGGAAGGCGATTTCAACCGCAAGGGTTCCAGCGTGTTCTCCGGCCGCATCGGCGAGCGCGTGGCCTCCAAGGGGGTCACCGTGGTGGACGACGGCACGATCCCGGATCGCCGCGGTTCGCTCAATATCGACGATGAAGGCAACGCCACCCAGCGCAACGTGCTGATCGAAGACGGCATCCTGCGCGGCTACATGCAGGACACCCTGAACGCGCGCCTCATGAAGACCGCTGCCACCGGCAATGGCCGCCGCGAATCGTTTGCGCACTTGCCCATGCCGCGCATGACCAATACCTACATGCTGGCGGGCGACAAGCCGGCCGAGGAAATCGTGTCGTCCGTCAAGCGCGGACTGTACGCGGTCAACTTCGGTGGCGGTCAGGTCGACATCACCAACGGCAAGTTCGTGTTCTCCGCGTCCGAGGCCTACATGATCGAAAACGGCAAGGTGACCTACCCGGTCAAGGGCGCCACCCTGATCGGCAACGGTCCGGACGCCATGAACCGCGTCACCATGATCGGCAATGACCTGCAGCTGGATTCGGGCGTGGGCACCTGCGGCAAGGATGGGCAGAGCGTGCCTGTGGGCGTGGGCATGCCCACGGTCCGCATGGAAGGCCTGACGGTCGGCGGCACGGCCTGA